GGCTATACCTGAAAAAAGAGCCCAGCTGTTCCACTCCATTTTGGCCAGAGTGGTCGACTAAACTCTACACCGGCTGTTACACGGCCAATGCTGAGACTGCTATTATCATGTTGGTTGCCATGCACAAGTGTGCCAGAGTTTCTTGAATTCTAACATAACCAAAATAGCTCAGATAATAACCTATCTTTCAATCATGCAAAGCGTAAATTCAAAACCCACCTGAACAGTTATAGTTCTAGATGTCTGCTTGTCATTTCCTTCAATCCAGGGGTCTGTGTAGTTAATGCCGAATGTAGAGTCAATTTGGCCCTTCTCTAAGGAAACATTAAGCTTTTGGTTTTTTCCAAACAAATTTCTCTCGGAGTATGCAAAACTGCAAATAGGAAATAATAGAGTATGAGAGAAGATAAACAACATATCACATGCCTCAACATAAATAGAGCAGAATATAATTCCTCTCTTTTTTATCTCAGTAACAATTGGGGGAACTGAGAAAAGCAGAAAGTTCATAGTGACAAAACAAGACCATTCGTGCACAGTAGCATATAAGAAAGCTTGCACCATAGAAACAGGAATAAAATAAGAAACCAAGATGATGGAGACAATTTAAAAGACCTCTTCAGTCCCTGTCAATTTcgaaattgagcaaattgatccctcaaaaaaattgaagcaatttaatccttgtcttagttgctcactttcgaaatttatagggattaaattgcttcaatttttttgagagggaccaatttactcaatttcaaaattgagaggaACTGGAGTACCCTGGTTCTGAAACATGCAACCCCACAAAAGCAACTTCTACTATATCAACTACTATGCAAATAATGGCTTGATAAGGACCACTAAGAAATAAGAAACCCTTGTCCACAAGACTGACAACCAAAGGAATAGACCAAAGTTCTGATATGAGTAAAGGAATAAATTAACCAATGTGAACTACATTGCATTCAATAATTGAACTTGCTCCTTGAAGCATGGAAAGACATTCACAGAgatcaaacaaatcaatcatttgCACTAATCACATTATCACAATGAACCCCAGATGAAGTAAGATGAATGGAAAAACTAATCAGGCAGAAAAGCAGCATGCTATTACCTTCCAAAGAGTCCTGATAAGAGGTCACTTGTAAtcctacaaaattaaaaatcacttCAATAAATGTTCATTTAGATGTACTATAGTATAATAAGCATTAAGTCTGGCAACTAAATTAGGTGAGGGTAGAAGCTAGGACATGTATTTTAATTCAACTAGTCTTACCCACTAGATATTCCAGCACCAGCAGAAAAACGACCACTTGGACGTTCAACAACATTCATTATCAAATCAACCTTACCAGCATCTACAATGTTGCACAATCCAAACAACAATCAGCAAGTAAATACATAGAAAAGCACTCAAAATATTAACACGAAAGCACCATAATAATATGACCAAGTTCAGGGTAATGCCCTAGGACCATACCCTAAGCACAATTATTGCATAATATTTGTGGTTAATGTTAATCCATAATAATATTCCACAATATAATTCCAAAGACATGCTTGTTATAGcataattatgtgtttgaaaATTCAGCTTTAAGTGAGGTAAGGTCCTCAGCATGAAACAATGACTAAAAACGAAGGAGATTGCACATCAAATACATTTTCCAGGAATTAGCTTAACCATTTTGTCAACCAGCTCAGCATGCCTCAGAATACTATATCCAGTATTTGCATGCATGTGtctttaaaagatatatttcCTCACCTCCAGCTGATTGAGGAAGGATACTGACATCCATGAGACCCATAGCTGATATAGCATCCACATCTCTTTTTCCTTGAAGCCTACTATACACCTGTAGGATGATAATTTAAATGAAGCAATCCAAGTTAGTTGGGACAAATGGCAATTTCTATGGGAGCAAAAGTACAAGGCCTTACACTAGGAGCCAAATTGCATTTTGGcccttctactaaaaaaatgagcaaattagtccctgtaagTTAGATCAACGAACAAACTGGTCTTTCTATTGAAATTCTgttcatttctactgttaaaaattggtctttGTATGCCAGCATAAGGTATATGTGACACATCACATGTAGCTGTCTAGTCATTCTATCAACTAcatcagtttttaacagtagaaatagatgaaaattttaataaaaatggtcaaattactctttaatctaacatatagggattaatttcccattttttgagtaaaggggGCAAAATGTTATCTAACTCCTAGTACAGGGgcctctatgatacttttaccttcCATGGGCATACTCTTGGATTAGAATAGACAATTCTTTAAGACTTTTCATCAATTAAATGCTCATTTATGTACAAAAAGCTAGATCTAGGGTCACACCTGCCCCTTCTTGGTTGTGAGTTGCCTAAGTATTGTTGCAGGCTTTGTCTTCCCCTTAGTTGGTTCACCACTGAGACAACATCAAAACATTTCTGGTCATACATTACATCCTAACActactaaattaaaaagttttatatGCATGTTTGTGAAAGCACCTATTTAAGTAAATGCACACCCAGGTGCAGGTAAAGCAAACTGAAGGGAGGTTCTTACGTCTTTTGATCAAGGAAATGTACAGATATATCATTGACCTCTGATTCTGCAACTTTTAACCTAACGATACCCCCAGAGAAGATATCAACTCCATAAACCTATAAGGTCAAAGAACAGTTTGTTGAACATGATTATATTTAAAGATCAATGAAGAGAACATTAGCATCTCCAGTTAAAGAAGGCAAAGCACTAACCAAACCAAAAAGACCACGGTCCATATACCATCCATTGATAGAACTAATTACTTGATCTAATCGCTTGAGATTTACCACTTTTCCTGCACAATTTGACACCATAAGTGAAAATAATGAAGGCGTAGCATGACCAAAATTAGAAAGCAGTTCATTAATCAGATAATCTAAAATGTATATACATCCATACTTaagaatgcaaaaagaaaaccTACCATGTCCATCACGAAAAGCATTCTCAAGAAACTTTGATGGCAAAACATTAGCTCCTTCACAGACCAATCCACGTAACTCTTGGTTTGGTTCAACCTTATGCCACAAGAACCCAATTTTGATTAAATCagttatatatacacataagaTATACGCTTACATTGCTCAAAACAGAAACAATATGACAATGAAAATAAACTATGACACATgtggaaaaccaaccaaaaccAGCATTGCTCCTTTTACTCATTCCACATTGTATCTCATTGCATGAAGGTTTCCTAGCAACACTCTATGAAGTAACCATGTGCTCTGCTTTCCTGGAAACAGTTGCCAACAAAGGCAGAAAGAAGGTGGCACAATGCAGCCAATTCACCTCTTTAGTGCCAAAGAGATCAACCACCCCAAGCCCCCAACTCTACACTGATCATATTGAGCTAAGTGTATAGGTCTATGTACACGTATGAAGAAATAGCATTAGCAGCCGCTGTTCTGCAGTAGCAACAGCCTCAGTGTCTTCAATAGGCTGCTTATTGAGAATTTGAATCACACTTAGTGCCAGGGGCGAAGCTAGAGGCGGCAGGCAGCGGCCCTGgccccaaaaatgaaaaattatcttTAGCCCTTTGAGTATTTTGTAAagtttaaagttaatttaatgataaaattacattttgcccgtcctaaaatttaaaattcaattatgctctctccaaaaaaaagtttagagttaatcccttaaaattttaagattttacaTTAATACAAGGACGCtcgaaaatttataattcaaattcgTCCCCCAAAAAAATCTAACTTCGCCCCCTGCTTAGTACCATGTAAAAGCCACACAATGTAGCAGTCTGCTACATGTGACATTTTCaacttcaagaaaaaaaatacattcaaAAACTCTAATTATGAAGAAATAGCTTTGGATAGCATACTTGAAACACCAATCTGATACCGTCCCGCGAGTCAACAGCCACAGGCGTACACGACGAGAAATAGCCGCTATCAATGATCCGGTCCACATCTTCTTGTATCTCCCAGGCCGTCAATGCTGAGTTAGCTCCGCAAGCTTTCAACGCGTTAAGAGCTTCCATTTCGAGGTCTTTCCTCTCCAATTCGTCCCCATCTTTGTTCCTAACCAGAACCTCACCAACTAGGACTCTGTCCTCGCTGTACCGACCTGCCGTTGCCAAATGTCCATCCTGAGTCGACTCTGTCGAGTCCGGTTGAGTCAACGACAACGAAGCGGAATACAATAGAGGCGATCTACCAATGCTTTGTTTTTCAGCTGCGAGAGACACCGATGCAAAGCATAACAAGGGAGATCTTCTGGTACTCGAGCGAACTCCTAACTCAGACTGAGCTGACACATTGAGTTGAGTCGAGTGATGTTTTACATTGTTGAAGCGATTCCTGAGCGAGTCAATGAGTTGAAACGCCAAGTGACGAGTTCCGG
The Gossypium raimondii isolate GPD5lz chromosome 8, ASM2569854v1, whole genome shotgun sequence DNA segment above includes these coding regions:
- the LOC105790110 gene encoding outer envelope protein 80, chloroplastic codes for the protein MRQNDGVSFTSSPLKIPLSQTPAFQLTGTRHLAFQLIDSLRNRFNNVKHHSTQLNVSAQSELGVRSSTRRSPLLCFASVSLAAEKQSIGRSPLLYSASLSLTQPDSTESTQDGHLATAGRYSEDRVLVGEVLVRNKDGDELERKDLEMEALNALKACGANSALTAWEIQEDVDRIIDSGYFSSCTPVAVDSRDGIRLVFQVEPNQELRGLVCEGANVLPSKFLENAFRDGHGKVVNLKRLDQVISSINGWYMDRGLFGLVYGVDIFSGGIVRLKVAESEVNDISVHFLDQKTGEPTKGKTKPATILRQLTTKKGQVYSRLQGKRDVDAISAMGLMDVSILPQSAGDAGKVDLIMNVVERPSGRFSAGAGISSGITSDLLSGLFGSFAYSERNLFGKNQKLNVSLEKGQIDSTFGINYTDPWIEGNDKQTSRTITVQNSRNSGTLVHGNQHDNSSLSIGRVTAGVEFSRPLWPKWSGTAGLFFQRSGAHDEKRNPLIKDFYGSPLTASGKLCDDILLAKVECVYPGSGNKGSSMFIINMEQGLPVMPDWLYFNRVNARASKSVKLGPARLLLRLSGGHVVGNFPPHEAFAIGGTNSVRGYKEGAVGSGRSYVVGSSEVSLKMLGPVEGVIFSDYGHDLWSGPNVPGNPAGARNKCGSGYGYGIGIRLNSPLGLLRLEYAFNDRFAKRLHFAFGNPK